The following proteins come from a genomic window of Deltaproteobacteria bacterium:
- a CDS encoding radical SAM protein, with product MREGRCTQRSSIWGTLWPPVTLAYLSAIAKSAGHDATLVDVPAKSMSVAATQFSIRRREPDLCVVAVSTPSYADDMDAIRHLKNASPSTRFAAIGVHASARDSEVLSDCRALDFVMRGETEGTILPLTNGIARGEFRDIAGLTWRDGDGVLRNPDRDTVTDLDALPMPDWSDVGARDYRLPLSRRRFLCLSPHRGCPYSCSYCTAPAHYGHRVRKRSVENVVAELRRNATESGVVDHFMWADTFTIDRAYVMELCRAIVDSGLRVRWTCNSRLDTVDEEMMAAMAAAGCWMMSFGIESPDPVVLHLANKDPRTRDRKDLYAPLATARRLGIRTVAHFILGLPGDTPDTIRRTVSFARSLPLDFAQFYAAAPFVGSPLHEQAERNGWLSPSTTFARMDQSRASLNLPGLPAREVERVRRLARRWFYASPARAVRLATLMTAQIAPRIRGLFERSLVRGRGTVFE from the coding sequence ATGCGCGAGGGACGATGCACGCAGCGTTCGTCAATTTGGGGCACGTTGTGGCCGCCGGTGACGCTGGCCTATCTGAGCGCGATCGCGAAATCCGCCGGTCACGACGCGACACTCGTCGATGTGCCGGCGAAGTCGATGAGCGTTGCGGCAACGCAATTCTCCATCCGACGCCGCGAGCCCGATCTGTGCGTGGTCGCGGTGTCGACGCCGAGTTACGCCGACGACATGGACGCGATTCGGCATCTCAAGAACGCGTCACCTTCGACACGATTCGCCGCGATCGGCGTACATGCGTCCGCGCGCGACTCCGAGGTGCTCTCCGACTGCCGCGCCCTCGACTTCGTGATGCGCGGCGAGACCGAGGGCACCATCCTGCCGCTGACTAACGGCATCGCACGTGGCGAATTTCGCGATATCGCCGGGCTCACCTGGCGGGACGGCGACGGCGTCCTGCGCAATCCCGATCGCGACACCGTCACCGATCTCGATGCGCTCCCGATGCCCGACTGGAGCGACGTCGGTGCGCGCGATTATCGACTGCCGCTTTCCCGTCGGCGCTTCCTGTGTCTCTCGCCGCATCGCGGTTGTCCGTATTCGTGCTCGTATTGCACTGCGCCCGCGCATTACGGCCACCGAGTCCGCAAGCGAAGCGTCGAGAATGTCGTCGCGGAACTCCGGCGGAACGCCACCGAATCGGGGGTGGTCGATCACTTCATGTGGGCGGATACGTTCACGATCGATCGTGCCTACGTGATGGAGTTGTGCCGGGCGATCGTCGATTCCGGCCTGCGCGTGCGCTGGACGTGCAACAGCCGCCTCGACACGGTCGATGAGGAGATGATGGCCGCGATGGCCGCGGCGGGATGCTGGATGATGAGCTTCGGCATCGAGTCGCCCGACCCGGTCGTCCTGCATCTCGCGAACAAGGACCCGCGCACGCGCGATCGCAAGGACCTGTATGCCCCGCTCGCCACGGCGCGCAGGCTCGGCATTCGCACCGTCGCGCATTTCATTCTCGGCCTGCCCGGCGACACGCCGGACACGATTCGGCGCACGGTGTCCTTCGCGCGGTCGTTACCGCTCGACTTCGCGCAGTTCTACGCCGCCGCGCCCTTCGTGGGCTCGCCGCTTCACGAACAGGCCGAGCGAAACGGCTGGCTGTCGCCTTCGACGACGTTTGCGCGCATGGACCAGTCCCGTGCGTCGCTGAACCTGCCGGGGCTGCCCGCGCGCGAGGTCGAGCGGGTCCGCCGCCTCGCTCGCCGGTGGTTCTACGCGAGTCCGGCGCGTGCGGTCCGACTGGCGACCTTGATGACGGCTCAAATCGCCCCGCGCATTCGGGGTCTCTTCGAACGTTCGCTTGTTCGCGGGCGCGGGACTGTGTTTGAATGA
- a CDS encoding cupin domain-containing protein, with amino-acid sequence MSDAKSDRGRVPPGVPVERANLVQYADGAVVSRIVHKNAVGNVTVFAFDEGEGLSEHTAPFDALVEITDGECDITIGGETQRVHAGQMILMPAGIPHALHACRRFQMTLVMLRGA; translated from the coding sequence ATGAGTGACGCGAAATCCGATCGCGGACGAGTTCCACCGGGAGTGCCCGTGGAACGCGCGAATCTGGTCCAATACGCCGACGGCGCGGTGGTGAGCCGCATCGTCCACAAAAACGCCGTGGGCAACGTCACCGTGTTCGCCTTCGACGAGGGCGAGGGACTCTCGGAGCACACCGCTCCCTTCGACGCGCTGGTCGAGATTACCGACGGCGAATGCGACATCACCATCGGCGGCGAGACGCAACGCGTGCACGCGGGACAGATGATCCTCATGCCCGCAGGAATCCCGCACGCGCTGCACGCCTGCCGGCGCTTTCAGATGACGCTCGTGATGCTGCGCGGCGCCTGA